The Lineus longissimus chromosome 6, tnLinLong1.2, whole genome shotgun sequence sequence ATTGGGCGCTGATTTAATGAACGAGGGAATATGCTATGTGAGTTTTGGGAAACATTATGAGGAGTACGTACGCGCCATGTTTGTTGTCATGTACGCACTGCCGCTTGCTGTGTGTGCATTTTTATACATTAAGTCTTCAGCTGAGATCAAGGCCCGGGAAACGGCGAGTCCACCCGTGTTACCACAGCCATATAGGCCATCTATCAGGGACGAGAGCTCTCGTACCATGAGCGAGGGTTCGTACCATTCGCGGGTCACGTGGTCCATGTGCGACCAGGAACGCCGGATCGAACCGGAAGGTGCCAGTGGCGAATCTTCCCAGATCAACTCGTCATACATGGAGCGATCATACCACGACAGCGATGACGAAATTGACGTAATAAAAGAAAAGAGGACCCAAAAGTACATGATAAGTATGGTGACAATCTTTGGCATGTGTTGGTGCCCACTCAACATCATTTATTTAGTCACTCCCTTCCTTGTCCCAGAGGAAACGGAAACCAAGGAAAAACTCATGGACATTTTCTTCATCACGTTTTCTTGGTTTGGGTTTCTGAGTACATGCAGTAACCCGGTGTTGTTCGCGTCCTGGAGGATGTCGGAAACGGCCAAGGACAGGTTGCGGGGGTACTTCCGGTTCAGCAACCGGCGGAGAGATAGCGCACACTCACAGGTAAGCCGGTGCACGGAGATATGCGGTGGTCATGGCGGACTCTGCTCGAGTAAGGAGAAGTCGGATGAGGTAACAAGGGCCTACGTCTGACTAGAGTTGAGCGATGCTGAAAAGGCTGAGAGGCCAAATCGTAGGGAGTAGATCGAAGGATTTGGAATCGTATTCCGGTTAAGTTGAACATTGTCACCTTTGAATAACAGCTATAGTTCTGTCGTTAAACAAACTTGAGCATTTTTCTGGCCGACTGCGCAGAAAAAGCCCAGACACCTTTCAAAATAGGCGCAGTACGTTCGCATACTTCACTACTGGGTGACGGGACTACACAGAATTGTGATACATTTGTAAGAAGCGTAATTGGTGCTTTTTGAATGAACTCGTTCAGGCAATATAGCGGCAGACTTAAATACTGATAACCGCCCAGCTACGGATATGGCCTGATATGATTCGTTCCATAGTGTAAAATCACTTATTTTTCTGACTTTTGTTATATTTTGTATTCAAAACTGGCCCAGAATATGCAGAATGTGTCAAGTAACTCTCATAATGAAATTCAATGACATCAGGCCAAATTCGAAGGTAGGTGGATTTGGGTTACTACATTGCTGATAATCTGTAGTGCTAATATGATTATGTATTTaaatacttacatgtatgagatatacatgtataattaaggTGTTGATTACGCATTTACGAAGCTCGGTGTGATGTAACAAATTATAACGCGTCAAATCCACCGAAATTACTTTGAAATGCATATGCTTTTGCTCCGCAAATGTCGAGGTATTCGTATCAGTTGCGAATCGCTCCGTACCATTATTACCTACCCCGCTTACTATCATCGTATATTAGTATTTTGTGCACACAAtgtaaatattttatgaaattaGTGTTGTTTTTAAAACTATCTTAGGTCAAGAAAAGATATTTGGTTCATTTATACCATACTggtggttgtctcaccaaaaccgcgaggctGGAGCTAAAATGTTTACCAAAACCGtggccgaggttttggccaaaatTTTAACTCCACCAGAGCAGTTTTAGTGAtataatcaataccgacagtgaggttccaatttctattctaaaacatctcaaatcaaataatgaataatgtggttttaaatgctttttgacagcttccacattttgcaccagcCCAAGCAGAGTTATCGTTGCCTTACCAAAACCGCTGatatgaattcaaaacgaggatTCGTTGGCgcacagtgcatttacactgtaaggtggggttcattctaaatccaggtgttttagaatgttGATACATATGTAATTGAATATTGTGTTCGTCGAAGTCTACTAGTCGTCGTTGAAGATAtcgtttatatacatgtacatgtactctgttTCCATCTTGGTAAGGTCAGTTGAGGTGGAGGTATCAAAGCTGTTTATTACATTGTCATCTACTCTCTAGCATGTTTGGTTCGTTCGcgattattttatttcatatcacTTCGAAAGACAATTGGAACTGTTGATAAAACACGAATGTAATCCACTGGTCTTACAAATGTGAAAAGATGGTTGATAAAATGTGGGGAAAAGAAATGCTCCAAAAGTTTTAGATATGTACGAGTTACAGACAATACATTAGGGAGGTAAGGGAAAACTTTGCTAGGGACATCGTCCTTTCTGGTTTATGACAAAACTAATGATTACCATTCTGAACCTGACTAAGAAAATGTATTGAGTCGACAAGGGAATAACATTTGCCCGAGAGGTGTTCTGTATGCATCTGCTTTGTGTGGGTGTGTGTGATTGTGTGAAGGGTGAGCTTATCATCTGAGTGAATGAAATCGTTTAGTTGCCTTATTAAAAAATGGTTTGATGGCACCGCGATGCTAAAAATCCATTCCAACGGGATTTTAGCCAAACTGTATATTTTAATTTTCGGATCGTAATTGTAAGATCTAGGGTTTTTAGGAGGAAAAAAGAATTTCTTAGATGATTAGGGGTATCTTTGTTTCCTGCGGGATGTTTTTAACGATAGATGGTTAATGCGTAAACTAGTCGTAGGAATGAATATTCTGCCAAAGGAATAAAACAGGAACGTCCTAACCCGAACTAAATGACCCTGCACATGAAGCCCCATAGTCAAGATGATTAGAACAATTGGCGAATTTACTGAATTAAGTAAGATTACTGGAGAAGTAATGAAAAGACACCCACTCTAATAGTCAACTGCTACTAATTGATGAGGCATAACACGACATTCCAATCACGAAATTGATGCATTTAATCAGATCGCTGTTCATTCTCGTATATTGTCTTTCAATTGGATTGAATTGTTGAATGCTACGAATTGAAAACGATTTGTATGCATTGGTAgagccggtgtgacagcggatatagtccccctggagtcatagtccggtagcattgtatttgaccaattaagcagcatgatctattgtaccgctaaccctaaccaaaacatttagcaatgcggactattgttacacggactatcagccctaggattactatccccgtcacaccgggACTGTCATTTTTACTTGGAATTGCTCGAGTTAGGCGTCGTACTAATAGGGAGTTTTTACGAAGTCCCCGGAACGCCAACGCGAATGCATAACCTATTGTTCGACACCCCGAGCACGGTGCCGAACAATGAAGTAGGCGTTTGCGTTTCGGGGACttggcgaaaactccctaatatacATGATGTGTCGTCTTTTAACTCTCGCATTTGAACTCAACCTAGTTTTTTTTTCCTCGATTACCATTATCTTAGTCAGCTTTTGTGTTTCCTTTGCACTGTGCGGTCAATGACGACTCTAATGCGTTGCATTTCTCTCATGtgttcaatcttttcttcagttTTGTAAAGCAATCACACttagaaataaagatttttgagcttttgCAAAGCCATCAAaggagtgcatatttgtgttggctgaaaattaaaagacactataggcagcagctaggtagggaagataaagttacattaagtcgccaataggggcctCGCCCATCTAAACGTACCTCAAATTATTCACGGCtatacgaggaatatattttgtACCAAACGtgacctaatgcccttactgAGCATATTattcaatcaaagatggccaaattaacccctctgTTCCTGCCCATAGTCCCACTTAAGGTTTTACAAAACTCATAAGCGTCCTTTTTTTAGAGTGTTCTGCAACGAGGTACAGGAAATCACTACCTCAGCCATAGAGCAgcttaattgattaattgcagcCAAAATGGACCAAGTAATAAGTCGATTTGCAGTATCCATTCCATGCATTTCGTCAATAAACAAGTGAATTCCTTCAACAACCAATGCAAATGACCAATCAACGCATCGGCCAAAATGGATGCTCTCATGAAAAATTGGAATACGCCGATAATGCCATTCTTGCAGATTTCCTTTGGCAAAATCGACCATCCctataaatgtacaaaatgCATTATTACACTCTGACATTTGACGATACGACATGCCCTTTGCACCGCGCCAACGCAGGTGTTGGTTACCTGTTTCGTCAAAGCTAACCTGAAATGCGTAAAActgaaaaaagcattgtttcTAAAAGGTTGCAAGTTGCCTGTAACGCtctattcattttaacagtcaaaCGTTTTGTAAATTTGATTGGAGAATCGTCTGAACGTTTCTGAGTATCTCGTTGGCCACAGTATAAAGCGGGGGAAAAAGGTGCAATTCTATATTAAAGACGTATTTACTAGAAAATAATGTACTCGGGCATTTTTTGAGTTGTGTCTCCGATCATTGTATTTGATAATAtgtaatagattaagtagaatAGCCACACATTAAAGGCCGTCAACGCAGGTGTTAGTTACCAAAAGCCAATTAAATCTTAAATTTGTTGAACTAATAAAAATACTAAAGCATCGTTTTCTAAAAGGTCGCAAGTTGCCTGTAGCGCCCCTCCCTGCTGTTTGATGTTTTCGCATTCTAATTCGGAGTCGGACACTTTATAGTTAGATTAGAAATCGACTGAAAAATGTCTGGTTGGCTACTATCAAAAGTTTAAAAAGTGCGATCTATCGTAAACGATGTAATTGATGTAACGCACTATATATGACATTTGAAAGCTGAAGCAGCCCTGATTGTGCCTCCGGTCAGGTGATATACGAGAATGGACcccaatttttttttgattgtttgttCCTAATAAGGTGTTGCAAAATTAAGAGCAAATGCCTATATATATACCCAAAATGTCATCTGACATTATTGCTCAGCTTTCTGTACAGTATTAGTGGGAGGGACGGAAAAGACTTGAAAGGGACCGTTATGCATAAAGCACACAACCATTTTTATCATGTCCTAAATGGCTTCATTGAACTTGTTGACAATGGTCAAAAACTATTCATAGATGTATGGGCTATAAATAGACCTCGACGTCACCAAAAGGAGCAGATTCGTTCATGTGATAACTGACGATTGGTCCCATTAAATTTGATATTCGTAAACAGACGTCAAGTATTACTTATTCTCTACAAAGCCAAATTCTGTGTAAACATAGATTCTGCTTTTGGTTTAGAAAAATTCATATAACTTTACCTGATGCTTTGGTAAATGGTAGTATGTAAAGACTGAAACGTTttaaaagaaacaggtcaaacgaaacgagtcaaataaatggtcaaaacgtgaaattgaaaatgcactatgtgGATGTGTCGTTTTTCAAAGGctctgttttgtttttttaccgcataaaagccacagaaattcaaacagaaagcgattaattataaatagatttaccacagtccgttcagctctttcacaatttagataAACCGATATTTCCCCATGTAACCTCGTACCCTGCCCCAATATttagcgctatcgtatactttAACGACCATAACGACGATTTATTGGAACACGTTGAATTGAACATCCAATTTTGCATTGAACTATTTCGAACGTAGCACTCAGACACGgagcatcagcagatcagaatgtacagtgattcgccaacatggaagccaattcgggcagagcgatttattttttcacaccaggtgcggccattttgtattccatatatggcataatttatgcagcatcgtcattgcatgtagaatgaacgtttttcgagaaaaaaattgggatccttgcgagagctaagcgaactaattatcgcgcgctaaaacaaaaggtaggtcattcagtgcggtgaccggcgcgcgaactcaatggggatttccaaaaccaaaaacgtcaattcattcgtatgaataaatgaataaattatgacgcgtttgccatatatggaaaacaaaatggccgcacctggtgtgaaaaaataaatcgctcgAGCAGAgataataagcgcgcagcagaaaagccgaaggcttttctgcgaagcgctactatggttaacgtgcatacgacgtatccaatgtaaacaatgtttctcaagtccatggattcgtttcaaatggcttaaatttgacttaaaatggccgccagaagagataaacgcgcgaatgaagcaactcgactattctgagctccgagagagaaccacatgaatattcacactgttttttaatcacacttcaatttcagggggtttacccccccccccccccccccgacatatgtgttttgatttttgaaactttagtaataatatccaaaagatgcttaaaatggatataatcccgaattaatgaagcaaaagacgggcaggcgtttcgagaaaaaaaatgttattttgagatttcaataaaccttttgaacgaattccacatgggccgtggtgggatccgaagacacctcaaggaggaatgtatgtttttatagggtaccattggttttgcagatcttctgtttttttctaaagaataatcaatattcgctagcaggctttttatgctcccaggtatgaagagggttctatgttcctcgagttctttgttcatcagtctggtgtcttcaagtctcttggccagcaaaaaccctttccaaccaattttttatgcattaaccattcggcaacatgttggtggggaaaaaaactgatccctagatccctgaccccttgaattggttgcccaggtacgaccacaagcaattgtctcaaggaagccaccagtacgacctcttgggagtcttgccaatatcatgccagtgaaaaggaagggtaatgatggttgagggttgcagttagggtaccatcaaaggagtacctcttcctcgctctgggttaaacgtgtcaaaggactacaccatcatgaaggtttgggggttccactcgagcgccccagggtaagcagctcggaaggacttattgagaggccaataggggtttgaggggcctccCCCCCccatgcactggctaaaacatgtcagaaggatgggggtgggggggggggctctccatggcgacagttgcgcgagttcaatagagcttgcactttacattataatctgccagagtcccagactacgatagtctggacacctttcggggggggacattttccatttctttgccggctattatgacgatggagttgagttactgctaatgcgatacacgaagaaaactgtctatcaaaacaaaaaattggcggaaggaactatagcagggtcccaaccagggggtttggggggtttcccgccaacctaaaggcgctgcgcgcttactagggcactgcactgataatattattttgaatattaactctgcGTTTGGGGATTGGCACGGGGACGAGGCCGATTTACTTTTTGtgctgaaaatgtggaatgccaaggcgggtcgccgtgttgcaaacaatttaccaaattcatcgcataaaaatcgatccagactatcaaaatacgcaaacagaattattgtaatcattataacagatcatgagtataattattcagtaatattcatttttgtgccatatttttatttttggctcgtttcgtttgacctgtttcttttgaaacgtttcagtgtttacatactaccttGGTAAATGCCCCATGTACGTTTCCCTTGAACTTTGGCCAGGTTGTTCAAACGAcggacactacatgtacatgaagatacatgtatacagtgtccgtgttcaatacatgtatctagTGTCCGTGTTCATATCAAACTACAAACGTCGTAGTTTTTACTTAAAAGTTCTGTACAGCCGGGCCCTGCATTTGACCAGCTTTTCCTTTTTAAGCGCATCATTGAGCTAAGGTGGCTGACTATAGGTTTCTACTGAAGATAATAATACTAAATGCAACTTTAGAACCGCAAGCAGCTACTGCATAACGCTGTTGCGGAACATCACCCACATGGCTTGAAAGGCCTCGGCAATATTCATGTTGGCTCAGAAAATCTCTGCTTGAAGGAACGATTATGACATTGCGTGTGGGCGTAGGTTGCATATGAGAAATGAAACATTATGCAGTAGTCAATCAGAACCCTGTACCCTCCTGGTCAGGGTTCGACGCCAATTTGACGTCGAATCCTGAGTTGGAATTTATTTTTGCAACGTCTACTTCCTGTCGAAGGAGCCAAAGTTGTTATGTGGGGCTATAATGTATTTGTCCTCCGTCCACTGACCCCCACCCCCTGAGAACACAAGCTACTGCCCTTAATACTTTCACTGAGTCAGTCCCTGCCCTGGGCCCCAGCATAACAATGCAGTGCAATGCACTAGATGCCGCTACCTGTATTACTGTGCTGGACTGACTGGTAATGAGTCAAAATATTTCTTTGGAATTCCATTGGAAATGAAATGGAGAAATGACAGAAAGTATTTTTTCATGAAGTGTGAGATTTATTGGGTTTTTTAAATGAGCTTTTATACACATGGTGAATTCCTGTCGAAAAGACTCTTTCATGCAGGTGAATAAGGGTCGGATTCTGACCATGTAGCCCCTGCAGCAGAAGTGAATTTCTGTCGAATTACTTGAAGTCCTGGGGTGAAAAATTGTCGAATCCTGACACTCCCAAATCTTTCTGAGCATCGAATTTAAACTTAattctaatggaaaatgcactggaagtgtaccttttagtactggtgctaccatttggatttttagttctgcaggttcttCATTAGCGTAGGCATGGCAGGTAGCCAGCGCTTTTGGGTTGATGTGGCCAGATATGGTTAACGTATTCTCTGATATGAATCACTGATGTGTGGTGAACTGTCCAACCGTAAGAAAGGAGACCATTGAAATACACTTTTGCGTCTCGGTGAACCTTTCATGTTGCAATTCATGGTGATTCTTCAGACGTGATACCAATGATTACACGCCATACATTTGAACTTAGTAGCATCAAGGCCGGATCCGGACAGGGTCGAGGTCAGGTGACAGACATTCGACTTGACTGTCATTTGCATAAATAGTAACCATAATTAATCACAATAAATATGAgtgctatacacctttccagaaatggggcgctgagtgtccgaaatagtgatgtcataaggggaaactaggccttatggtggagggacaaaggagatagtcaaggttgaccaacacacttgagtacctttaatgacggacaagggggaaaaagttagttccaatgcaagccgccaatttcgggaagcatgtgtaCAAGGGCTATCAGAAGTTGTATTCTTGGCAAGGTTCTGAACCCCAACAGGCTTAAATACGTTGACAAAGTATTTCCATTCCAGTCAGTTTTAGGCTGATAGAGGCATATATACTTCACAGCAATTTCATTGAAAGCcaacaaaattgattatgtTCGCTTTAATCCCATCTGGGCAACGCAAACACGTCACCTTGTAACCATCCTAAAATGTCCCATTTATCACTCCGATCCTGCTCGTCCTCTTTAGACTGAGTACTCGGTGAATAAAGGAGGAAGGTCAATCCGATTTAAtgccacaatttcgtgattgcAATGAGAAAGCGTGAGTTGCACAGTCCAAGATATCTTTTTTACGGCAAATATAGCTCAAGTTAAAAGGCTTCTTGTTGTAATAAGAATTACATTTGTCTAAAAAACCGTCAAGTCTACTAGATTTCAACATGTTGCGCAATGCTGGTCTCATATGACTCTCATAGACTCGTGCAACTATAAAGATCTTTCTGTGAACGCTTTGTCCATTCAATGACAATAGAAAGGAATATTGTCTCTGGTCCGCCTGAAACTTTTAACTGGGTCGTTCAGACTCCCCATTGACACATATGATGAGCTTATTTTAGTTTCAAGCGGTTTTCATTTGTTATCTCTTAATGTGCTTCTTCAGATAATTGCTTAGTAGATATGTCATACTTTCTTTCCACAACCTTGTTATAATACATATTGAGAGATATTTCTACTTTTATACCAATTTCCTTG is a genomic window containing:
- the LOC135489390 gene encoding prolactin-releasing peptide receptor-like, which codes for MADPGIEADPSQIDMIARWLDGNMLNGSLNVQHKIRKPLQYVYPLFIFLHALTVIGGVTGNIGILVIVIRKKLYNDPLYFFMANLAISDIIKSVFVLPLTLTNLMMTNWVFGSFICFFLPMLQSFPVYVTMLTFLMIAIDRYRTIVYPMKSRVPAGLCTIGVWVLSVCIVLPHAVYLKYIDLGTLGADLMNEGICYVSFGKHYEEYVRAMFVVMYALPLAVCAFLYIKSSAEIKARETASPPVLPQPYRPSIRDESSRTMSEGSYHSRVTWSMCDQERRIEPEGASGESSQINSSYMERSYHDSDDEIDVIKEKRTQKYMISMVTIFGMCWCPLNIIYLVTPFLVPEETETKEKLMDIFFITFSWFGFLSTCSNPVLFASWRMSETAKDRLRGYFRFSNRRRDSAHSQVSRCTEICGGHGGLCSSKEKSDEVTRAYV